AAAAGCTATTACCTGTAACACCACCCTGGTAATCCATACGTTGCTCAGCTGATGCGGTGGCATCGTAGCTAAAACTGGCATTGGTAACCTCTGTCCAATTGCCACTACTGGTTTTATACCATTGATTACCGTAGTTACAACTTCTTTGCAGGTAGCCCTGGTCTGGGTTAAAGTTCTCAATAAACGAATACATTCCTGTTAAATATGCCGTTGTATTTGGACGTTTCCATTGTGCTATGATCTTCCATGTACCATTCTCGGGTGCGTAAAACCAGGCCGTATAATCCGATCCGCCCGCACCATCGGGTTTGCCCCGCAATAAGAATTTATAGGTAGTACCCGCTACCCAGTTAAATAAGAGATAAGATTGTCCGCCCGTGCCTTCCCCACCGAATCCATTAGAGGTGATATCACTTCCCTTCCTTACCAAAGTAGTGCTGCCGGTTGATGGATCCCATACCGAGAATAAAACCCTTCTTTCTGTAGCTGAGTTAACTTGCATGCCAAAGTAACCCCCGCTAAAACCATCGGCCATGAAATAAGAACCGATTTTGTCTTCTCCGCTGGGCACATTCAGCTCACTGTAAAACCATTCTGTGCCCGATGGTACGGTGTAATTTAAATGGCACGATGGGCCTCTTCTCGACCAATAATAATCGGCTACGGTATTGGCATATTGCACATTGGAAGCCACAGCAGGCCCGCTAATCACCAGGTCGGAAATGTCGCCATAGTAACTGCCTGTTTTACTCACGCCCTGTATATCTACCCGTACATAGCCAGCAGCTGTAATATTTACGGTACCAATGGTAGTTGTGGTGGCAGTGGTACCGGTAATGGTTTTATTAAATACGGTACCATTAATAGTTACCTTGATGTTACTGCTTCCTGAAGGTACGGTGCCTTTTACTGCTACCGTTAAACTTCCTGTAAGTCCTAAACGGAACCATACACTGGTAATCGTGCTGGCTGATGTCCAATTATGTAAACCAGTATCATTAATTAAACCACCCGTGCCAGCGGTATAGGCATTGCCACCTAAACCGACGTTTAGGGACGAACCGCCCAAACTTTCGGTAACTGCGATGGCGTTTTTAATTTTTGATGTCTCTGTTTCCGTGAGGTTTTCTGTTTTTTTACACGAATACAAGCTGAGCAATAATAGCAGGCCTGTGGCAAGCGAACTTGTTTTTTTCATTTTGGTTAGTATATGGTTGTTTATAATTAAGTTTCACCCCATTTTACCAATCTGTAATGCAGATGTTTTTTTGCTTAACCCAGCCTCATTTTCAACTGTCGGTTTTATAATTATCACAAATGGTTGCCAATCGAACCCAAACACATTAATGCAATAAAAAACAAGGAATATTTTGCACTAACTAGAATTGAAGTTAACGACTAACAATTGATAAAAAATTAAGATTCTCAGCGCAAACGTTTGCTTAATACAGCTATATTTCCAAG
The nucleotide sequence above comes from Pedobacter riviphilus. Encoded proteins:
- a CDS encoding DUF3472 domain-containing protein, with amino-acid sequence MKKTSSLATGLLLLLSLYSCKKTENLTETETSKIKNAIAVTESLGGSSLNVGLGGNAYTAGTGGLINDTGLHNWTSASTITSVWFRLGLTGSLTVAVKGTVPSGSSNIKVTINGTVFNKTITGTTATTTTIGTVNITAAGYVRVDIQGVSKTGSYYGDISDLVISGPAVASNVQYANTVADYYWSRRGPSCHLNYTVPSGTEWFYSELNVPSGEDKIGSYFMADGFSGGYFGMQVNSATERRVLFSVWDPSTGSTTLVRKGSDITSNGFGGEGTGGQSYLLFNWVAGTTYKFLLRGKPDGAGGSDYTAWFYAPENGTWKIIAQWKRPNTTAYLTGMYSFIENFNPDQGYLQRSCNYGNQWYKTSSGNWTEVTNASFSYDATASAEQRMDYQGGVTGNSFYLKNGGFFATYTAYGTALNRSATGIAPSVNLSTLP